The DNA region GAAGAGGAGTTAAAGTGAGCTTTTTCAGGGGaggatttttgtatttttaatgagCATCTGTAATTTCAAGTTTAACTGCATTGGTAAAAGCAAAGCCCTTGTAATAATGTTCTCTATATCTTCTTGTGCTTTAAAAATTATGGTGTTAACTTGTTTCACTTATATAGACTGTATTTATAGGACCAATTCATGATGGGCTCCTAGGTGAAAATGAGAAGATCATTTTGGGTTTAgttttgttattgttttgtttttattgtgtGGGCAGGGGAATTGATGTAGCAGTGCCATTTGGGCTATAGGATCATCTTTTACATCATCCTATGGGGTCATTTTGATTAGCTTTAGCTGAATATGGCCTTAATTAAGGCTCTTCTTTGTATCagaataaatggtaaatttgcaagaGTTTTATTATGGTTAAGagtattttgtttttattgtgtgattttcttttaaatcatGTCACATTTTGGCACCAAAACCTACTTACGATACCAAGAAGGCACTCTAAAAGCCATGATAGTAAtaagcatgcacaaataataaataacaaaagaaaagagaacaCTTAACTTACAAAAATGTCACTCATAGTGgatgttaaaaaaaagaagaagaaaagttaACAACGTTGTTGGTTCAACAAAAACAAGTCTGCATAAATTTCAAAAACTCATTGAAATCAACTCTACCATCTCCATCCTCATCAGCCACCCTTATCATCCTCTTACACTCTTCCACCGTCACCATCTTCCCTCTCACGCCTAGGCAAATGAGCACCCTTTGCAGCTCCGTCGCATCGATAAACCCATCTTTGTTATCGTCGAAAACATCAAACGCTTCCTTAATCTCCTCCAACCCAGGCTCTTCATCACCAAACATTTCACCCAACAACTCATCGGCACCATCGTTCCTCTCTATCTCGTACCTCATTCCCAGCCTTTCCATCACCACTTTTACGTCGCTTTTGCTTAGTTTCTCACTGTCGCCCATGGCAGCATTGATTTCCATGTTCAACTTTGGAGCTAATTCACAAGTTTTGGGCTTGGAAAATACGGGTTGAAAGTAGCAGAGCAGCAAATTTGACATAAAGTTATGGAATTTCATGTCCCTATTGTAGAAAGAAATTGGCTACTACCTTATCCAAAAATCAGGCTTTTCTTGGGTGCATTTATATAACACTTAAGGATTGACGAAGAGGAGTCAACTTCAAATTTTCTTACATGCATGCATGGTTTCGTAGAAGTTTAAGCTTTGTATGACAAACAATGAATCGCGGAAAAGGAATTTCCATACAATACGTGccaaaaaaacataaaacttgCGGGAAAGTTTCCAGGTAATTTTCTTCTATTTGGATTTTATTGATTGACTGACCatgcttttgttttgttttctcaaGAAATACAATTTACAAAGAATAATAAATCCATTTCAAGTCAAGTAGGTTGAATTTAACTTCACTTGCGGAAAACCTTTATTCTTTTTTCATCTATTGAAGCAACCAATTTTTTTCTCTCCGAACATGCAAACCAAATGTAGTGCatttgcctttttttttattcaataaaatgtttaattttcacattaaaaaaatctattaataatttttctattatatctgacattaaaaatatcaatttaataaaaaattaagttgctTAATTAAATATTCAACTATAAATTTATAAcatcataaatttataaattgattattgaaatttaataattcattataaattaattaattaatttcatttgataactcatattgattaattgagtaatttgttaaatttattaactttataatttatcatattaataaatatattctaCTGTGAGGttgaaatattataaacttataaattaatcacttgaatttaataactcgtgataaattaattaatttaatttgataactctTATTGATTAATTGAGCTTgttagatttataaactttataattaatcatgtgaaagaatgtaTTCTACTATGAGTTTGAAAcattataaacttataaattgattacttaaatttaataactttaatttatttaatttgataactcatactgattaattaagcttgttATATTTATGAACGTTGTAATTAATCAtgtgaaataatgtaaaataaaatatgcataaaagtaATAATGCATGCATCTGTTAcacgttttttttttaattttgttgatttgattcccACTTTCTTCATTTGAAGGAAATTCActgttagaattgagtgacctgaatcattgtttaaataaaatacagttgtaaaataaaataaaagtaaaatccatatagaactgcacttcttttattttattttagaataagtttttttaaaccttattaaactccatctatttgatattgattagaataagttattttaatctcttttctttgcgatatattgtcctgacattctattttttacaTTCACAATATGAATTCTAAGATAGGTTTACAATGATTATATCTCTATAATAACATGTATTTTATAGGGATATAATAGTTACCTctttataacaaataaaatctTTGCAAACAAATGAAGTTCTTATAGAGATGGTGGACTATATTTATATTTAGATTATCAAATATATTGAGAAACTGATTTAATAAATTACCAAAAACATTGGGAACAACCATAAAGTATGATGGTGATTGTTCATTTTGTCTCTTAATCTTATAGTCGGGGTCCGATTCCAGCTCATGTTAAGCAGGTGGAGGGAGGGGACAAGCAGTGGCTTTGgcctaaaaaaatagaaatttatttattaaaccttttattttttaaaaaaattataagttaatataatggtataattatattttatcctcTCAAattcgttttatttatttattactctcAAAACAATTTTTGAACTTCATCCCTACCTGAGTGAAAGAATAATCATTactacaaataaaaaatttatttttaaaaccacTCAAGTCCTTAGGCGCTCTGGATTCATCTTATGAAAGGGAAAAAGGCAATAAGGAAATTTCATTGCAAGTTACAACGTTGGACAAGATGTGTAGTAATAAGTGGGTGAGGTCAGGTTCATTGATAGTTAGCCTTTTTATGTGGTTTCtcttcaatttcatcaaaatattttaatattaatttcagcTTTTCTGCTGATACATATATTGGGAACAAGCAACAGATTTCAatctcattatatatatatatacacacacaactACTGGATGGAATGAGGAAAAAGCAAACAAGAGAAAGGTCACTATCGATCAACTTTGAGGTTACggaattattaaattaatcatgcaCGGTTGGTATGGTTAATGGAGCTATTTATTTTAGGTATATCTACCTATCTTTTTAACAAAAAGGCATTGCAAAAAAAGAACTACTTTATATCCTCGTCTTTTCTGCTTTGTACAACTGGGTTGCTTTCATTCTTTGGGGTTTGAAAGAGAAAGCTGCTTCACATTTACGCTACATCTCATTCATGGTTATCTGCTTTTATAAGGGCCTACACCATTTTTCTTTTGGATTAATATCCTATTTGGTACTTGGGTTtagttttaatattcaatttggtacttgagaatttttttgttttaatttgataACTAAGTTTGACTGTAATGTTTGGTTTAGAGTTTaacttcaatattcaaatttgatatctgaattaattttttatccaaattaataTCTTATGCTTTTTTTACTAAAACATGTGTTAAATAATCATTGGTTATACGATATTGTTTGGTATGGCtattaaattttacattaaagTTAAACTTAAGTATCAAGAaatctaatatataaaataatattaaatcttTTATTACTATCAATTACATTGAATACACTAAATCAACTTAATTACATATTTAAGgtaaattaatatatatcaaGATTATTGTATTTCATACATAAAATtagattttgaaataattttatataatatattttttcttaagtttaagaaaattaagtatattaatataataaataaattatttagtttCATAGTGAATCACATTTTGCATTAACAAATACAAATTTTATACTatattgttttacttttttttatcatagtattatagtgaatcacttaataaacatattaaaaacacacaaaataatctttttttttctcccctcctcttattttccattatttcactcCTTTACCCTAAAATTAGAATATGCtatcattaatttaaaataatatatatttttgttggtgaaataaaataatatttttttatacactATATTAGCACATGCATAGGGCGGACATACAAACCAGTTTAGAATACGAGATCAAGAGGTGTTAAGGTGGGCTAAAGGTAAGGGCTTCCCCCAACGAAGCCCCTTAAAAACTGAACAGTTTTAAGTTAATTTAGGGGTGATTTTGTATTTCGGTTccgtaaaatttaaaatttaattatgacttctttaaaataaactaaaaaaatataatttaatttcttgaaatattataaaaatttaaattaatacatttactaaattatatttttagctctagcaaaaatttataatttaaatttgatgCCTCCAAAAAAAAGTGGTAGATATTGGGATTAGTATTTGTTTCATAACTGCATAAATTAGCTATGAGCTAAGAAATTGACTATAACTTTGAGGTGGCTTTATCTTCCCATTGATCAACTACTGCAACTTTAGGCAACCATTTTCTGATTTTCCTCACAATTTATAGCAGAATCCATGATTTGCTGCTATTTTCTTATCATATAGCAGCAAAAGATGGAAAGGGCATAAATGAAAAACTGAATATTTTAGGACAATTTTAcagaaaccaaaaaagaaaatttatgtacATGACATGGTTGATCATTTGTGGTCAAGCTAGGCAAAAAAGCACTAGATCCATCAATTGCTGACATAATattctttttcatgttttttcaTGAAAGTTGAGTGATCGAGACAATGCTGCCGGGTTAGCCCTCAACACAGAGAATGTTTCTACACCTCTGTAATTTCTTTCATCGTTGCCTTTTGATTGAAAGCCATTGAATAAACCTCCCGAATTGGTGTTCTTGGTTTTCATCATCGGTGTTGTCAACATTGAGCTTTTGTTGGTCTCACCACCATCATCTATTATTCTCAAAGTTGTTGAATCCATGTTGGGTTCATCCCTTGAATGTTTCCCCAGTACCGTTGGAGAAACTGGAATATTATAGCTTTCCATTGGAACATCCCATGGAAAAGGCCTTGAAAAACATGCTACTTTAGAAGGAAACCATTGATGATTGAAGTGTAGAGAAGAAGAGGCCTTTGTTTTGCGACGACCGGCGCCGACCGGGACGTTCCTCATGGTGCCTCCAGCAGTCCAATATCTCTGACAGTTTTTACAGAAATGGCGAGGTTGGTTGACGTTGTAATTGTTAAAGTAACAAAACTTGGTTGCCTTGCTATTACATCGTGGACATGGGAGCATCTTATCAGGCTTCTTCCTTGTCGTGTCTTGTTGTGAACATGTTGTTTCACCATTCTTAGAGCTTCGCAGGGATGAAGCTTCGGAGTCATCTTTTATATCCTCTGATCTCATCTCTTCATGTTTATCCTTGTGGAATCTGTTCTCCATTGATTCCTAAAATCCAGAAATATATTGAGCTCAAAACAGAGCAAactcattcaattcagtccaagaACTATCAGAtgaacatacatatatatgtatcagAGGGCAAGAAAGTGGAACCAACCCATTAACAATTATGACTTGGTAAACAATGGGTTATTCTTGGAATTGCCGAAAGCCTAAGCCATTAAGAATTGCAGGAAAAACAAAATACAGAAACAGAGTTAAGTTGAGCAACCTGGTCCACCATGGATGCTAAAGAATTAGATGAAGAGAGGAGATTTGTATCACAGCAGTCATCTCTACCAGCTAAAGCTTCATCCTGGTTTAATGGCAGCAATTGAATCATCTTTCCAAACAGCTTTATAGCAGCACAAGAGTGATCATTAGACATGATCTTCTTCTGTGTAGTACAGCAAAGGTTTCTTTCACTTCATCTATGtttttttcagaaaatcattaccAGTGGTATAAATGATTAAAAACTGTGGATCCCTGGCACTGACAAGCTGTATGTTTTGGTGATTTTAATGGAGGGAATGCGAGCAGTGAATGAGATTTGGAGTGGGGAAGGAATGCCACATAAGCAAGAGAGGGGAACAATTAAGAGCCACAAATTTGGTGGAGTTGAAGATCTTTTCATGGTGTGTGTACTGCTCCAAATTGCTGAAAAAGATGGTGCTTTTGTTGCCCACTCTACAAGTATATAGTATATTGGATGCCATATCAGATGTATCTTCCTTTACGACTATCTGACCTTTCTCTTCTCAATTACTCGCTTTTCTTTCATCAAATGATTGTCTTCACTCTTTTGAATAACATTATTCCGTAATTCACATCAAACTTCATTTCCTCACTCCTTAACCCCAATCAAATCAAACTATTCTTCTTTGCCAAACTCAAACATGAttgttttttctaaaaataaaaaaatactaatttattCTCAAGTGATGCAATATAAAATAATTTGGGTTGATTGTGTTTCTATATTTTAAGTtagttgttaaattttaattagtaaaatTTCTCTTTCGGCTTCGTGTTCAACTTTTagcattaaatattaatttaaatttaaaaataaaattatttttttatcccaTGCAAATGCAcaacaatatatttttataaaattattatttaaataacaattaaaaaatcactattatacatgtaaaatttttaaatctgtAAGCAATATGTTTttctatataattatataaaataagaaCTATGATAGTAAGAGATTAACTAATATGTGCGCTTAAAATATTTGCTACTTACTCtagcttaatgataaatttatgtactgtcaatttaaaaaataagcaaCTAAGGATAACTAATCAGAAcgttaatattttaaatcaattgtaaatatttttattggtataatagtaaatttagtcttcaaagtttacaaattttatcaatctAGTCTTAGTTTAACAAATTTGACCAAAACATTATAAATATCgataactaaatttattatatgaatCAAAATTATACACACTTGACAAAAACATTAATATTGTAATTGGCCATTTTTATttgctgaattttaaaattaatagtaattgaattattttaaatttttaaaaatactaatttactCAATGTTGAAATTGAAAGGGACTGGAGAGGCGTTTTTCCCGTCCCTATTTGCAAATTCACCTTTGTTTTATACAACCTGTAATTGCCGACATGAACGAAAAGAACCACATGTCAAGTGACCCACCTGGCGGGTCATGTACAGCTCAGCACATTTTGGTGAAAAACTTAAAAAAGGTTCATGTTAACACACGTCATCTCTGCCGTTCACTTGTTCAACTAATGATGTTCCGCCACGTAAGACTACGGAGTTGACCGGCAACTGGTATCTTCGGTTCTTCCATCGCGGGCCGGGGACGGGGTTGCAAAAGATTCTTCTTTTCTAGTGGCTTTCATTTGCTGGAAATGCAGGAAACATAAATTTTCAGTGACCGCcacatgtccaaatttttgtacTAAATCTTTCTCttgtttaacttttttttttacctgTGTAACttaaatcatattaaattattttaaaattttaataaattttatcattgTTTGTATTATcagtatttttatattatgttttaaaaaattatcaatattttattgattttaaaagCTGTTAtgtaaacaaatattttaaatttaattttctaagtgtattaatatgtgtttaaaaaataataatcttttaaatttaatttctattttttatttttaaaaatattttatattagtttaaaaatttatttaagtagaaatttaatatacttataacttatgttattttataaattttaataaaaatttacaattgtttataaattattttttttatggtttttaaaacatatttaattaaatttaatttttaactgataatgttaatattatttattttaaaattttaaatttcaattaaaatttcttacttttttggaaataaaaaatttgaaattcaatgtatcaaataattatctataaaaatgaaataatttgaaattgatgtaaattattaaaatttattgcatttcttttttgaaaatatatcTTATTTTTTTGTCAGACCAATCAGATTCAATCATGGCTGAAAGGAATGAATATTCACACCaataaatcaatcaaataatAAGAAATGTTGTTTTAGGGgaaaaaaattcaataagaaTGCTTTTATTGATGGAATACGATGATAAAGGGTGTTGGggatttttgcaaaatttaatattttaaatgccCTTCAACACTATAGCATGATAGCAATGGCAATGACATTGACAGTCATAACATTATGATATTGGACATTATCCCCCACAACATTCTTACTTTCCTttctctaaaataaaaatataataatttttttacttattatagctcttaattatttttgtcttttttaaatcttaaatttgtgtttattttatcaaatcactataaaatgatgaaaaaatttGTGCTACATGCAAATTATCAcatgaataatatattaatatttaattatcttttaaaaatttaaaaatttaaatatataaaaaatattttaaaaaaataaaaattattcaaattatttaaaaagtataaaaattgcaAACATATTTTAAAGATAAGAAAAGGAGGTAATGATAAAGGGTGTGGGACTATAAATATAGTGATAAGATGGGTTATGGATCCGAAGccatataattttttgaaaaaatcatgAATTGACAGTTACTTGAAACCTTAAAGTTTTGTAGTGTGCAGAACCACTACCTCTTCTTGCCTTTACCTTTCATGTTTCCACTTCCAGTTGTTTTTCTTCCTTATATTGATTTCCATAACAAGCACTAAGCATTAAGAAATAACAAAAACTTCCAATACTAAAGTCAATTGTGGGTAAATTActcttaaaaatcattaaattattaataaatttatgttttgatcattcaacttcaaaaaattataaaataattattaaattattagaaaattttcatttaagtcactaaactattcaaaagtttttatttaagttattgggctgttaagttttcttttttaaaaagtcTGATTAGTAAGCTTCAAGTGACAATTCGACAATTGGTACGGCGGATCAATACTCATCAATGAGTAGAATAATATATCTTAGATCCGAGTTGATCTGATTGCCGGAGAAGAAAGTTGTTTCataggaaaaaaaatgaattattaaagaAAGGGAATGCGAACTTTTGATTGGTGCAAGCAGTTAGAATAGAGAGGACCAGAAAGCCACGATTTTAACAACccggtgacttaaatgaaaattttcaactagtttagtgaccattttgtaactttttgaaattgagtgaccaaaatgtaaacttactaataactTAGTGACATTTTGTGTAGCTTGCCCTTCAACAATGTTCTTATATATCGAACGTATCATTTTTGTTCTGGTATCATTATATATTTGATATCAATGTGTTTTGATATATCATTTCGAATTTATCGGTATTTTTAAATATCTTCATATATATTACACATGTAAATATATCTCAAttacaagcatataaatatatttatatgaaattgttaatcttaaatttattaattattttcaataacttaattaaatggttatattttattttaaatttaattataaaaatagtaaatataaaaaatattaaattttagtttaaaatgtTGTACCAATATATGTGTCCCTAAGGGCCAAAACTCTTACAAACCCAAAACCTACCTCCTCAAAAAAGatgttaataataattaaattcaaaattagcTATATAATTTCAACATCCAAACCAAGCtctaaatattgaaaattatgtccataattaataataaaataaagttagaatAATTTGCATTGAGGAGAGTGAACAAGTAAGTGATGATAACTTTAGAATTACGGCCATGGAACCATACAATGACTAGTAAATCTATTTTTTGCATCATCAAGTAGCCCTACAACAGCTTGACCTTTGGTCTTTCTCATTGGAGCCCAAGAATCTCTTAAATTCTTATGGGAAACCAATTGCCTTGATAATGTGGGTTTGCCTGTGTGGAACTCAAGTTCATAACTTTATGAATTAATTCA from Gossypium hirsutum isolate 1008001.06 chromosome A04, Gossypium_hirsutum_v2.1, whole genome shotgun sequence includes:
- the LOC107934864 gene encoding probable calcium-binding protein CML46; this encodes MKFHNFMSNLLLCYFQPVFSKPKTCELAPKLNMEINAAMGDSEKLSKSDVKVVMERLGMRYEIERNDGADELLGEMFGDEEPGLEEIKEAFDVFDDNKDGFIDATELQRVLICLGVRGKMVTVEECKRMIRVADEDGDGRVDFNEFLKFMQTCFC
- the LOC107934866 gene encoding cyclic dof factor 1 isoform X2, whose amino-acid sequence is MENRFHKDKHEEMRSEDIKDDSEASSLRSSKNGETTCSQQDTTRKKPDKMLPCPRCNSKATKFCYFNNYNVNQPRHFCKNCQRYWTAGGTMRNVPVGAGRRKTKASSSLHFNHQWFPSKVACFSRPFPWDVPMESYNIPVSPTVLGKHSRDEPNMDSTTLRIIDDGGETNKSSMLTTPMMKTKNTNSGGLFNGFQSKGNDERNYRGVETFSVLRANPAALSRSLNFHEKT
- the LOC107934866 gene encoding cyclic dof factor 1 isoform X1 → MSNDHSCAAIKLFGKMIQLLPLNQDEALAGRDDCCDTNLLSSSNSLASMVDQESMENRFHKDKHEEMRSEDIKDDSEASSLRSSKNGETTCSQQDTTRKKPDKMLPCPRCNSKATKFCYFNNYNVNQPRHFCKNCQRYWTAGGTMRNVPVGAGRRKTKASSSLHFNHQWFPSKVACFSRPFPWDVPMESYNIPVSPTVLGKHSRDEPNMDSTTLRIIDDGGETNKSSMLTTPMMKTKNTNSGGLFNGFQSKGNDERNYRGVETFSVLRANPAALSRSLNFHEKT